In Proteus vulgaris, one DNA window encodes the following:
- a CDS encoding ABC transporter substrate-binding protein, whose translation MYKGFFKTLCIVLLGGSALSTSSNVQAQRSVQYYQDQSITVPDSPERVATSWNAQNAILAMLGAGDKIVSTTDLVKTIPFFTEIVPAIKMASISSKGNNDTLNIETLIMSQPQIFFATGKLSDAQMTTLENAGISVALLKSGSMDALLERTLITGEILGSSSHQLAKDYLAYFQRNIALVKSVISEISIKEPIKVYHAFGSPLRTSGAPSLNHDWITLAGGVNIAEHWFDNVPSRAGEVSLEQVIHANPDVIVTMYARDTEIIKNSPEWQSITAVREGRVYTNPKGLFWWCRETTEEALQFLWLATILYPEQTQHIDIIKETKQFYQTFFNISLSDQQLEYILTPPLKD comes from the coding sequence ATGTATAAAGGTTTTTTTAAAACCCTGTGCATTGTATTACTGGGAGGTTCGGCCCTCAGTACCTCTTCCAATGTACAGGCTCAAAGAAGTGTTCAATATTATCAAGACCAATCGATTACTGTTCCAGATTCACCAGAACGAGTCGCCACTAGTTGGAATGCACAAAATGCAATCCTTGCGATGCTTGGTGCTGGAGATAAAATTGTTTCTACAACCGATTTAGTCAAAACCATTCCTTTTTTTACCGAGATTGTTCCAGCTATAAAAATGGCTTCAATTTCCAGTAAAGGTAATAATGACACACTGAATATCGAAACATTAATTATGAGTCAGCCTCAAATCTTTTTTGCAACAGGAAAGCTATCTGATGCACAAATGACAACGCTAGAAAATGCAGGGATCAGTGTTGCATTGTTAAAGTCAGGCTCAATGGATGCCTTGTTAGAAAGAACCCTGATTACGGGGGAAATTTTAGGCTCAAGTAGCCACCAATTAGCAAAAGATTATTTAGCTTACTTTCAGCGTAATATAGCGCTTGTAAAGAGTGTAATAAGCGAGATAAGCATCAAGGAGCCAATAAAGGTTTATCATGCTTTTGGGTCGCCCTTAAGAACATCAGGCGCACCTTCGCTAAATCATGATTGGATAACACTTGCTGGGGGAGTCAATATTGCAGAGCATTGGTTTGACAATGTACCTAGTCGGGCAGGTGAAGTTTCTTTAGAACAAGTCATTCATGCCAACCCTGATGTTATTGTTACTATGTATGCAAGAGATACGGAAATCATCAAGAATTCACCTGAATGGCAATCAATTACTGCAGTACGTGAAGGCCGTGTCTACACAAATCCCAAAGGTCTATTTTGGTGGTGTAGAGAAACGACTGAAGAAGCTTTACAATTTTTATGGCTTGCAACGATTTTATACCCAGAGCAAACACAGCACATTGATATCATCAAAGAGACAAAACAGTTTTACCAAACATTTTTTAATATCTCCCTAAGTGATCAACAGCTCGAATA